The Streptomyces sp. NBC_00691 genome has a segment encoding these proteins:
- a CDS encoding SRPBCC family protein: MLADPTLYGEWVVGPSESTPLDQLWPAVGSRLRYTVRLGPWSAEGVTTVRHRQPGEELELEASFKALGTARIFLQLRPWGEETLVVCDEHPLRGLGGSLHNSVTETALQFRHRGMLARLAGVVERQPGEVLRA; encoded by the coding sequence GTGCTCGCCGACCCGACCCTGTACGGGGAGTGGGTGGTGGGACCGTCGGAGTCCACGCCGCTCGATCAGCTCTGGCCCGCGGTCGGATCCCGGCTCCGCTACACGGTGCGGCTGGGCCCCTGGTCGGCCGAAGGGGTGACGACGGTACGTCACCGGCAACCCGGCGAGGAGCTGGAGCTGGAGGCGTCGTTCAAGGCGCTGGGCACCGCGAGGATCTTCCTCCAGCTCCGGCCTTGGGGTGAGGAGACCCTCGTCGTCTGCGACGAGCACCCCTTGCGCGGCCTGGGCGGCTCCCTGCACAACTCCGTGACCGAGACGGCCCTCCAGTTCCGGCACCGGGGCATGCTGGCCCGCCTGGCCGGAGTCGTGGAACGGCAGCCCGGCGAGGTGCTCCGTGCCTGA
- a CDS encoding plasmid stabilization protein, with protein sequence MPRGSSPKRERQYEHIKESGEKRGMSESRAEEMASRTVNKERARSGESKTASRSSTQGKSASQRGGEKSHGGGSSAERTKDDLYREARKRGIEGRSTMTKQQLKNALGH encoded by the coding sequence ATGCCCCGAGGTTCCAGCCCCAAGCGCGAGCGTCAGTACGAACACATCAAGGAGTCGGGCGAGAAGCGCGGCATGTCGGAGAGTCGCGCCGAGGAGATGGCCTCCCGCACGGTGAACAAGGAACGTGCCCGCTCCGGCGAGAGCAAGACCGCGAGCCGCAGTTCCACGCAGGGCAAGTCCGCCTCGCAGCGCGGCGGCGAGAAGTCCCATGGAGGCGGCAGTTCCGCCGAACGCACCAAGGACGACCTCTACCGGGAGGCCAGGAAGCGCGGCATCGAGGGCCGCTCCACCATGACCAAGCAGCAGCTCAAGAACGCCCTCGGCCACTGA
- a CDS encoding pyrimidine dimer DNA glycosylase/endonuclease V, with translation MLRGLTGPGHGWRRHPAVPMWARCEEALVRYGLEICGVWITEGHAGT, from the coding sequence GTGCTGCGTGGCCTGACCGGTCCGGGCCACGGATGGCGGAGGCATCCGGCGGTGCCGATGTGGGCGAGGTGCGAGGAGGCTCTCGTCCGGTACGGGCTGGAGATCTGCGGTGTGTGGATCACGGAGGGGCACGCCGGTACCTGA
- a CDS encoding DUF5133 domain-containing protein, whose translation MLMAHPAMLTRLVKEYERESELRAAGLHRPGRQQMEDVVYTLCVSTGTRDIDAALAAARERLHTAWLGDAYDPAAAQAGRPSMGAAG comes from the coding sequence ATGCTGATGGCCCACCCCGCGATGCTGACACGTCTGGTGAAGGAGTACGAGAGGGAATCGGAGCTCCGGGCCGCAGGTCTCCACAGGCCTGGACGGCAGCAGATGGAAGACGTGGTCTACACGCTGTGCGTGTCGACCGGGACGCGGGACATAGACGCAGCGCTTGCCGCGGCGCGCGAGCGGCTGCACACGGCATGGCTCGGTGACGCGTACGATCCGGCGGCGGCACAAGCCGGTCGGCCCTCCATGGGTGCGGCGGGATAG
- a CDS encoding SpoIIE family protein phosphatase: MNRFARLAARLLSAPQGMVWLNPAGQTPDVTSECWPAELPVAPSVRDWCARVVELGEPVFLPVSGDGGVPFAFAGVPLVGSEGEPLGVLAVVDVVPHAWSAGEERDLMDLASACSAQIRTRARSGVARQASENAQHAADTAEDEAMRVQRLLDRSQLLLRVSEDLADTSGLDDVRRKVGDLVRGDLKPSYIGLVLLRQGMLHRVPDPIAGDSPLEDVPTPYPVDTSWPSAASVRENRMVVINDRAELTAAYGPEAVAGFDSLGLLVAVFLPLRGAHGVLGTLILAWDSPQPIDVAERAVLTTIAAYTAQAVERAVHLDERVIVAHELQQAMLTDLPAVTGLELAALYQPAAQDDMVGGDWYDAYPLPVVSDECDTPALAITVGDITGHDMKAAALMGQVRSMLRQADHDHPGMGPDHVLSALEAACGCLGIPASGTLVHAHLTPADNGHWHLTWTNAGHLPPLLTLPDGTAHQLTPHDQLMHPQLPPRPRTSHSRLLPPGSVLFLYTDGLVEKRHEDTEENVERLARLLTTAPVGVPLDTLLRSLRDAAAPAPTEDDVAMLAVRVPARDDTASR; the protein is encoded by the coding sequence TTGAATCGGTTCGCCCGGCTGGCAGCGCGGCTGCTGTCGGCCCCGCAGGGAATGGTGTGGCTGAACCCCGCCGGGCAGACGCCGGACGTGACCTCCGAATGCTGGCCGGCCGAGCTGCCCGTCGCACCTTCCGTACGGGACTGGTGCGCGCGCGTCGTGGAGTTGGGAGAGCCCGTGTTCCTGCCGGTCTCCGGAGACGGCGGAGTGCCCTTCGCCTTCGCCGGAGTCCCGCTCGTCGGCAGCGAAGGGGAACCTCTGGGCGTCCTCGCGGTGGTGGACGTGGTGCCTCATGCCTGGAGCGCGGGCGAGGAGCGGGATCTCATGGACCTCGCGAGCGCCTGCAGCGCCCAGATCCGCACGCGGGCGCGCTCCGGCGTCGCACGACAGGCAAGCGAGAACGCGCAGCACGCGGCGGACACCGCCGAGGACGAAGCCATGCGCGTGCAGAGGCTGCTCGACCGCTCCCAGCTGCTGCTGCGAGTGTCCGAAGACCTCGCCGACACAAGCGGCCTGGACGACGTCCGCCGCAAGGTCGGCGACCTGGTCAGGGGCGACCTCAAACCGTCCTACATCGGCCTGGTCCTGCTCCGCCAGGGCATGCTGCACCGCGTCCCCGATCCCATCGCCGGGGACAGCCCTCTGGAGGACGTCCCCACGCCGTACCCCGTCGACACGAGCTGGCCCAGCGCCGCGTCGGTGCGCGAGAACCGCATGGTCGTGATCAACGACCGAGCGGAACTCACCGCCGCCTACGGTCCCGAGGCCGTCGCCGGATTCGACTCGCTGGGCTTGCTCGTCGCGGTCTTCCTCCCCCTGCGGGGAGCGCACGGCGTCCTCGGAACGCTCATCCTCGCCTGGGACAGCCCCCAGCCCATCGACGTGGCCGAGCGGGCCGTCCTGACCACGATCGCCGCATACACCGCACAGGCCGTCGAGCGCGCCGTCCACCTCGACGAACGCGTCATCGTGGCCCACGAGCTCCAGCAGGCCATGCTGACCGACCTGCCCGCCGTGACCGGCCTGGAACTGGCAGCCCTGTACCAGCCGGCCGCGCAGGACGACATGGTCGGCGGCGACTGGTACGACGCCTACCCCCTGCCCGTGGTGTCGGACGAATGCGACACGCCGGCCTTGGCCATCACCGTCGGCGACATCACCGGCCACGACATGAAGGCCGCCGCCCTCATGGGCCAGGTTCGCAGCATGCTGCGCCAAGCCGACCACGATCACCCCGGAATGGGCCCCGACCACGTCCTCAGCGCCCTCGAAGCAGCCTGCGGGTGCCTCGGCATCCCGGCCAGCGGCACCCTCGTCCACGCCCACCTCACCCCCGCCGACAACGGCCACTGGCATCTGACCTGGACCAACGCCGGGCATCTGCCTCCGCTCCTGACCCTCCCCGACGGGACCGCGCACCAGCTGACCCCGCACGACCAGCTCATGCACCCCCAGCTGCCACCCCGCCCGCGCACCAGCCACAGCCGCCTGCTCCCGCCGGGCAGCGTCCTCTTCCTCTACACCGACGGCCTCGTCGAGAAGCGACACGAAGACACCGAGGAGAACGTCGAGCGACTGGCCCGCCTCCTCACCACCGCTCCCGTCGGCGTCCCCCTGGACACCTTGCTGCGCTCCCTCCGAGACGCGGCCGCGCCCGCACCGACCGAAGACGACGTGGCCATGCTCGCGGTACGAGTCCCCGCCAGGGACGACACTGCTTCTCGATAG
- a CDS encoding hydrophobic protein → MLLVLLVILIPFGAGFGLDVLWWVAIAVLVVWLLGFFMRSGSGRRYRW, encoded by the coding sequence CTGCTTCTCGTCCTGCTGGTGATTCTGATCCCCTTCGGCGCGGGCTTCGGGCTCGACGTGCTGTGGTGGGTGGCCATCGCCGTACTCGTGGTGTGGCTGCTGGGCTTCTTCATGCGGAGCGGCAGCGGCCGCAGGTACCGGTGGTGA
- a CDS encoding DJ-1/PfpI family protein: protein MTKPTAALRKADARRLPSAFAEAGKPVAAICHGPWLLVESGLAGDRELTSYPSLRSDLENAGATWLDREVVVDTSGRHSLITSHRPGDLDAFAAAIVDALDTGGNRERRPTGPGGHSAGALPCGVPS from the coding sequence TTGACGAAGCCGACGGCCGCCCTGCGAAAGGCCGACGCGCGGCGTCTCCCCTCCGCCTTCGCCGAAGCGGGGAAGCCTGTCGCCGCCATCTGCCACGGACCCTGGCTGCTCGTGGAGAGCGGGCTGGCCGGCGACCGTGAACTCACCTCGTACCCCTCGCTCCGCTCCGACCTCGAGAACGCGGGCGCCACGTGGCTCGACCGGGAGGTCGTCGTGGACACCTCCGGACGCCATTCCCTCATCACCTCGCACAGACCCGGTGACCTCGACGCCTTCGCCGCGGCGATCGTCGACGCCCTCGACACCGGCGGCAACCGGGAACGACGGCCCACGGGCCCCGGCGGACACTCTGCCGGGGCTCTGCCGTGCGGGGTACCGTCGTAG
- a CDS encoding nucleotidyltransferase family protein, whose product MDLRDGSGADRAAGTAQRSPSRPPARFSDPGRDETGGAGHGSGGVPGGTDDGGGPALPSDHTQAILEATKEVAAVLKVSGRPFALVGSVAAYAHGIPVRLQHDTDFAVRQEDADVVTGALRERGIRIMDPPEDWLVKARSGGEQIDLIFSLAGRPVTSELLDRAQTLPVDSVHMPVLAPSDLMTARLLALSEHHCDFGTLLPMARGLRERVDWSRVREETGGAPMAMAFLYLLELLDVLPHGEAHP is encoded by the coding sequence ATGGACCTCAGGGACGGATCGGGTGCGGACCGGGCGGCCGGGACGGCGCAACGCTCACCCTCCCGTCCTCCCGCCCGGTTCAGCGACCCCGGCCGGGACGAGACCGGTGGGGCCGGGCACGGCAGCGGGGGCGTGCCGGGAGGAACGGACGACGGCGGAGGTCCCGCACTTCCCTCCGACCACACACAGGCGATTCTGGAGGCGACGAAGGAGGTGGCGGCCGTCCTGAAGGTCTCGGGTCGCCCGTTCGCCCTGGTCGGCAGTGTCGCCGCCTACGCGCACGGCATCCCCGTGCGTCTCCAGCACGACACCGACTTCGCGGTGCGCCAGGAGGATGCGGATGTGGTGACGGGTGCCCTGCGGGAACGTGGCATACGGATCATGGACCCGCCCGAGGATTGGCTGGTCAAGGCCCGCTCGGGCGGGGAGCAGATCGATCTGATCTTCTCCCTCGCCGGCCGGCCAGTCACCTCCGAGCTCCTCGACCGCGCCCAGACCCTTCCCGTGGATTCCGTCCACATGCCGGTCCTGGCGCCGAGTGACCTGATGACCGCGCGTCTGCTGGCGCTCTCCGAGCACCACTGCGACTTCGGGACCCTGCTGCCGATGGCCCGGGGGCTGCGGGAGCGGGTCGACTGGTCGCGGGTTCGCGAGGAGACCGGTGGCGCCCCGATGGCCATGGCCTTCCTGTACCTGCTGGAACTGTTGGACGTCCTGCCGCACGGCGAGGCCCACCCCTGA
- a CDS encoding DNA topoisomerase IB yields the protein MRLRTSDPDGSGWRRMAHGRGFRYLDTDGVPVSAADRDRAVGLAIPPAWRDVWVCPWPNGHIQAVGTDAAGRRQYLYHEEFRRRQDEAKHEHVRLVAHGLPRLRRAVETDLALRGLCADRVLACAARLLDLGFFRIGGESYRRANASYGLTTLLREHAHCGGGEVRLSFPGKSGRRQTRALVDEPAYRVVQALVRRRGPGERLFVYWEGRAWHDLRAEELNAYLRERSGSDITAKDFRTWHATVLAAVALAVSDQVAGDSRAARSAAVRRAVREVSDYLGNTPAVCRASYIDPLVVERFEDGVTIAPSLEKLGEHGRFGHPATRGSVERAVLRLLA from the coding sequence GTGAGGCTGAGAACGAGTGATCCCGACGGTTCCGGCTGGCGGCGCATGGCGCACGGCCGGGGCTTCCGCTATCTGGACACCGACGGAGTGCCCGTGAGCGCCGCCGACCGGGACAGGGCCGTCGGGCTCGCCATTCCTCCGGCATGGCGGGACGTCTGGGTGTGCCCCTGGCCCAATGGACACATCCAGGCCGTCGGAACCGACGCGGCGGGCCGCCGGCAGTACCTCTACCACGAGGAGTTCCGGCGGCGGCAGGACGAGGCGAAGCACGAACACGTACGGCTGGTCGCCCATGGGCTCCCCCGGTTGCGGCGGGCCGTCGAGACCGATCTGGCCCTGCGCGGCCTGTGCGCGGACCGGGTACTCGCCTGCGCCGCGCGCCTGCTCGACCTCGGCTTCTTCCGGATCGGAGGCGAGAGCTACCGGCGCGCCAACGCGTCCTACGGCCTCACCACCCTGTTGCGCGAGCACGCCCACTGCGGCGGCGGCGAGGTCCGTCTCAGCTTCCCGGGAAAGTCGGGACGCCGGCAGACCCGTGCGCTCGTGGACGAGCCGGCATACCGGGTCGTACAGGCGCTGGTACGGCGGCGCGGACCCGGCGAGCGGCTCTTCGTGTACTGGGAGGGCCGCGCATGGCACGATCTCCGCGCCGAGGAGCTGAACGCGTATCTGCGAGAGCGTTCGGGCAGCGACATCACCGCCAAGGACTTCCGGACCTGGCATGCCACGGTCCTCGCGGCCGTGGCGCTCGCGGTCTCGGACCAGGTCGCCGGGGACTCACGTGCCGCACGATCCGCGGCGGTGCGACGCGCCGTCCGGGAGGTCAGCGACTATCTCGGCAACACGCCCGCAGTCTGCCGGGCTTCGTACATCGACCCGCTCGTCGTCGAACGCTTCGAAGACGGTGTCACCATCGCTCCCTCGCTGGAGAAGCTCGGCGAGCACGGCAGATTCGGACATCCGGCCACGCGGGGTTCGGTCGAACGGGCGGTGCTGCGGCTGCTGGCGTGA
- a CDS encoding metallophosphoesterase family protein, which produces MTIRNEQDGGVVRVAAVGDIHLSPDCGGLLRPSFAALPQCADVLLLAGDLTRHGTVPEAEVVADEVRDIGVPVVAVLGNHDYHSEREADVGRVLTDAGVTVLEGERALLPVAGRTIGIAGVKGFCGGFAGRSAGEFGEREMKEFVRAARRGAEGLYRALRSMDGDGCAVRIALTHFAPVPDTLAGEPVEIYPFLGSYLLAEAIDEGGADLAVHGHAHLGTEHGTTAGGVRVRNVAQPVIRRAFALYHLPLAWTPAAGPPPARPGGDHEV; this is translated from the coding sequence GTGACGATCCGGAACGAGCAGGACGGGGGAGTCGTCCGAGTGGCGGCGGTGGGCGACATCCATCTGAGTCCGGACTGCGGAGGTCTCCTGCGCCCCTCCTTCGCGGCCCTGCCCCAGTGCGCGGACGTCCTCCTTCTCGCCGGCGACCTGACGCGGCACGGCACCGTCCCCGAGGCCGAGGTGGTCGCCGACGAGGTGCGGGACATCGGCGTCCCCGTGGTCGCCGTGCTCGGCAACCACGACTACCACTCCGAACGGGAGGCGGATGTCGGGCGGGTCCTCACCGATGCGGGAGTCACGGTCCTGGAGGGCGAGAGAGCGCTCCTTCCGGTGGCCGGCCGCACGATCGGCATAGCCGGGGTGAAGGGCTTCTGCGGCGGCTTCGCGGGCCGGAGCGCGGGCGAGTTCGGGGAGCGCGAGATGAAGGAGTTCGTCCGCGCCGCACGCCGTGGTGCCGAAGGCCTGTACCGCGCCCTGCGCAGCATGGACGGCGACGGCTGCGCGGTCAGGATCGCCCTCACCCACTTCGCGCCGGTGCCCGACACCCTCGCCGGCGAGCCGGTCGAGATCTACCCCTTCCTGGGGAGCTACCTCCTCGCGGAGGCCATCGACGAGGGGGGCGCCGACCTCGCGGTCCACGGCCACGCCCACCTGGGAACCGAGCACGGTACGACGGCCGGCGGGGTACGCGTCCGCAATGTCGCCCAGCCCGTCATCCGCAGGGCCTTCGCCCTCTACCACCTGCCGCTGGCCTGGACACCGGCCGCCGGCCCGCCGCCCGCTAGGCCGGGCGGGGACCATGAGGTCTGA
- the exaC gene encoding acetaldehyde dehydrogenase ExaC, whose product MTRYAAPGTEGALVSYESRYDHWIGGAYVAPALGRYFENPSPVDGRPFTEVARGTAEDVERALDAAHAAAPAWGRTAPAERAAVLLRIADRMESNLEALAVAESWDNGKPVRETLAADIPLAVDHFRYFAGVLRAQEGALSEIDDDTVAYHFHEPLGVVAQIIPWNFPILMAVWKLAPALAAGNAVILKPAEQTPASIHFWLSLVADLLPPGVLNVVNGFGEEAGKPLASSPRVAKIAFTGETSTGRLIMGYASENLKPVTLELGGKSPNIFFDDVWAADDDFRDKALEGFTMFALNQGEVCTCPSRALVQRGHYGEFLEAAIARTEKIVPGHPLDTDTMIGAQASAEQLRKIVSYLEIGQKEGAHILTGGQIVEHGGDLAGGYYVQPTIFEGDNRMRVFQEEIFGPVVAVTSFTDFDDAISTANDTLYGLGAGVWTRDTNTAYRAGRAIQAGRVWTNCYHAYPAHAAFGGYKQSGIGRETHRMMLDHYQQTKNLLVSYSPKAVGFF is encoded by the coding sequence ATGACGCGTTACGCCGCACCCGGCACCGAGGGCGCGCTCGTCTCGTACGAGTCCCGCTACGACCACTGGATCGGAGGCGCGTACGTCGCTCCGGCGCTCGGCCGCTACTTCGAGAACCCGAGCCCGGTCGACGGCCGTCCCTTCACGGAGGTGGCGCGTGGCACCGCCGAGGACGTGGAACGCGCCCTCGACGCGGCGCACGCGGCGGCCCCGGCATGGGGCCGGACGGCGCCGGCCGAGCGGGCGGCCGTCCTGCTGCGGATCGCGGACCGGATGGAGAGCAACCTGGAGGCGCTCGCGGTCGCGGAGAGCTGGGACAACGGCAAGCCGGTCCGGGAGACGCTGGCCGCCGACATCCCGCTCGCCGTCGACCACTTCCGCTACTTCGCAGGGGTGCTGCGGGCCCAGGAGGGCGCGCTGAGCGAGATCGACGACGACACCGTGGCGTACCACTTCCACGAGCCGCTGGGCGTGGTGGCGCAGATCATCCCGTGGAACTTCCCGATCCTGATGGCGGTCTGGAAGCTGGCGCCGGCACTCGCGGCGGGCAACGCGGTGATCCTCAAGCCGGCCGAACAGACCCCGGCCTCGATCCACTTCTGGCTCAGCCTGGTCGCGGACCTGCTGCCGCCGGGCGTCCTGAACGTCGTCAACGGCTTCGGCGAGGAGGCGGGGAAGCCCCTCGCGTCCTCGCCGCGCGTTGCCAAGATCGCCTTCACGGGCGAGACTTCGACCGGCCGGCTGATCATGGGGTACGCCTCCGAGAACCTCAAGCCGGTGACGCTGGAACTCGGCGGGAAGTCGCCGAACATCTTCTTCGACGACGTGTGGGCGGCGGACGACGACTTCCGCGACAAGGCCCTCGAGGGCTTCACGATGTTCGCCCTCAACCAGGGCGAGGTCTGCACCTGCCCTTCGCGCGCGCTCGTCCAGCGGGGCCACTACGGCGAGTTCCTCGAGGCGGCGATCGCCCGCACGGAGAAGATCGTCCCGGGTCACCCCCTGGACACCGACACGATGATCGGCGCGCAGGCCTCGGCGGAGCAGCTGCGGAAGATCGTCTCCTACCTGGAGATCGGCCAGAAGGAAGGCGCGCACATCCTGACGGGAGGTCAAATCGTCGAACACGGAGGCGATCTGGCGGGCGGCTACTACGTCCAGCCGACCATCTTCGAGGGCGACAACCGCATGCGGGTCTTCCAGGAGGAGATCTTCGGCCCGGTGGTGGCGGTGACGTCCTTCACGGACTTCGACGACGCGATCAGCACGGCGAACGACACCCTGTACGGCCTGGGCGCCGGCGTCTGGACCCGCGACACGAACACGGCCTACCGCGCGGGCCGCGCGATCCAGGCGGGCCGCGTCTGGACGAACTGCTACCACGCGTACCCGGCCCACGCGGCCTTCGGCGGCTACAAGCAGTCGGGCATCGGCCGCGAGACCCACAGGATGATGCTGGACCACTACCAGCAGACGAAGAACCTGCTGGTCAGCTACTCGCCGAAGGCAGTCGGGTTCTTCTAG
- a CDS encoding GAF domain-containing protein, with protein sequence MSDAWVTGRGIRADEASRGGGGTRPTPEIPAGAADSGQVRPLVAASWRRSARAHVSPDGAARVELDEDELADFRDGHPLAAAMPVIRELMGAYATDGEHLLAVCDAAGRMLWVEGHPATLRKARGMNFVAGARWSEAAAGTNAPGTALAVDRPVQVVAAEHFRHPVRSWTCAAAPVHDPHSGRVLGAIDITGGRRLAHPHSLGFVQAVARAAESQLALLGPARETGRASLAALGRDEALWSLGGRRFRPSRRHSEILVLLAHRPEGIGGDELLTLLYEDESVTPVTLRAELSRLRALLGPDVLRSRPYRLAGGVDADFAAVDRRLASGAVAAAAGEYAGPLLPASLAPGVVRLRERLAGRLRAALVDRGDPGLLADWAYSGWGEDDLVVWRALCAAVPAAQLPPVRARLDSLETELSSGATVLQRPGPQTRG encoded by the coding sequence TTGAGCGACGCGTGGGTGACCGGACGGGGGATAAGGGCGGACGAGGCGTCCCGCGGCGGAGGTGGGACGAGGCCGACACCCGAGATCCCTGCCGGGGCCGCCGACTCCGGGCAGGTCCGGCCGCTGGTCGCCGCGTCGTGGCGGCGCTCCGCACGCGCGCACGTGAGCCCCGACGGGGCGGCCCGGGTGGAGCTGGACGAGGACGAGCTCGCCGACTTCCGGGACGGCCATCCACTGGCGGCGGCGATGCCGGTGATCCGGGAACTGATGGGGGCGTACGCGACCGACGGGGAGCATCTCCTCGCGGTGTGCGACGCCGCCGGGCGGATGCTGTGGGTCGAGGGCCACCCGGCTACGCTGCGCAAGGCGCGGGGGATGAACTTCGTGGCCGGGGCCCGCTGGTCGGAGGCGGCGGCCGGGACGAACGCACCCGGCACGGCCCTCGCGGTCGACCGGCCGGTCCAGGTGGTCGCCGCCGAACACTTCCGGCACCCGGTGCGGTCCTGGACCTGCGCCGCCGCCCCCGTTCACGACCCGCACAGCGGGCGGGTGCTCGGCGCGATCGACATCACGGGCGGGAGGCGGCTCGCGCATCCGCACAGCCTCGGGTTCGTCCAGGCGGTGGCGCGGGCGGCGGAGTCGCAGCTCGCGCTGCTCGGGCCCGCGCGGGAGACGGGCAGGGCGAGCCTCGCCGCGCTCGGCCGCGACGAGGCGCTGTGGTCGCTCGGCGGCCGACGGTTCCGACCGAGCCGTCGGCACAGCGAGATCCTGGTCCTGCTCGCGCACCGACCGGAGGGGATCGGCGGCGACGAGCTCCTCACCCTTCTCTACGAGGACGAGTCCGTGACTCCGGTGACGTTGCGGGCGGAGCTGTCACGGCTCCGGGCACTGCTGGGGCCGGATGTGCTGCGGTCGCGCCCGTACCGGCTGGCGGGTGGGGTGGACGCGGACTTCGCGGCGGTGGACCGGCGGCTCGCCTCGGGGGCCGTCGCCGCGGCGGCCGGGGAGTACGCGGGCCCGCTGCTTCCGGCCTCGCTCGCCCCCGGGGTCGTACGGCTGCGGGAGCGGCTCGCGGGCCGGCTGCGGGCGGCGCTGGTGGACCGGGGCGATCCCGGGCTGCTCGCGGACTGGGCGTACAGCGGCTGGGGCGAGGACGACCTGGTGGTCTGGCGGGCGCTGTGCGCGGCGGTTCCGGCGGCCCAGCTCCCCCCGGTACGCGCGCGTCTCGACTCCCTGGAGACGGAACTGTCCTCCGGTGCAACGGTCTTGCAACGTCCCGGTCCGCAGACTCGCGGGTGA
- a CDS encoding bifunctional 5,10-methylenetetrahydrofolate dehydrogenase/5,10-methenyltetrahydrofolate cyclohydrolase, giving the protein MSTSTAILMDGTALARRTVEETAARAAEITRRTGVTPCLATVLVGADPASVTYVKMKQNRCAKAGIRSKHVELPAATTTEELVAAITALSEDPEVHGILLQHPVGPHIDERAAFEAIAPEKDVDGVTMASFAAMGFGLPGFVSCTPGGIMRLLDAYDVEPRGKRAVVVGRSAILGKPAGLLLLGRDATVTYCHSRTEDLSSVVREADILVAAVGKPNFIKGADIKPGAVVIDAGYNPGNVGDVDFASAAERASLITPVPGGVGPMTIAVLLAQTVEGAERQLGL; this is encoded by the coding sequence ATGTCCACCAGCACCGCCATCCTCATGGACGGCACGGCCCTCGCCCGCCGTACGGTCGAGGAGACCGCTGCCCGCGCCGCCGAGATCACCCGCCGTACCGGTGTCACGCCGTGTCTCGCGACCGTACTGGTCGGCGCCGACCCGGCCTCGGTGACCTACGTGAAGATGAAGCAGAACCGCTGCGCGAAGGCCGGAATCCGCTCCAAGCACGTCGAGCTGCCCGCCGCCACGACGACCGAGGAACTCGTCGCCGCGATCACCGCCCTCTCCGAGGACCCCGAGGTCCACGGCATCCTCCTCCAGCACCCCGTCGGCCCTCACATCGACGAGCGCGCCGCCTTCGAGGCGATCGCCCCGGAGAAGGACGTCGACGGCGTCACCATGGCCTCCTTCGCGGCCATGGGCTTCGGCCTGCCCGGCTTCGTCTCCTGCACGCCCGGCGGCATCATGCGCCTCCTCGACGCGTACGACGTGGAACCCCGCGGCAAGCGCGCGGTCGTCGTCGGCCGCAGCGCGATCCTCGGCAAGCCGGCCGGACTGCTGCTCCTCGGCCGCGACGCCACCGTCACCTACTGCCACTCCCGCACCGAGGACCTCTCCTCCGTGGTCCGCGAGGCCGACATCCTCGTGGCCGCGGTGGGCAAGCCGAACTTCATCAAGGGCGCGGACATCAAGCCGGGCGCCGTCGTCATCGACGCCGGCTACAACCCGGGCAACGTCGGCGACGTCGACTTCGCGTCGGCCGCCGAGCGCGCCTCCCTCATCACGCCCGTTCCCGGCGGCGTCGGCCCCATGACCATCGCCGTGCTCCTCGCCCAGACCGTCGAGGGCGCCGAGCGCCAGCTCGGCCTGTAG